Proteins encoded within one genomic window of Eurosta solidaginis isolate ZX-2024a chromosome 1, ASM4086904v1, whole genome shotgun sequence:
- the LOC137238576 gene encoding uncharacterized protein, translating into MLKWTNDKKLPKLSYFHAPRNAWHASVALGRENAPWFKNFTFDETTKTTKKGQKSKELNHVRTEHEQNDYKLQTLYRRDYGGKKTATNRSGDEKIMTKVQKRIPPQHMKAQLQYSQDASNTSNRLSNPPQTNTTASKLNVTNQRRFLKHNSGRCCTKAPLLYEHYPLRPALLYGSPSSFICDPLKRLKQMPYLSESPELKFISSALSICQDALVDPEHMSTKDNATFRNQTARNRDENLENIQKSKHLEHVKKLSEGATRLKSGREGEYRKTNANIAKSALQTRNAYAAKGESIEKVCPMCRRNAFSVARDLKYDTETRSAFEDVFKGLNNTMQSKNDYKDDLPANDSFVDHGETKCKQLAESEEIDCKLRLHQVLDADESKYPENREIKLPSPQLTGCGTSLASDYNTSVPIFEVLTNNDYKSYANQPSLKQKDSLILYKVLKRKRNNETCDAKISDCREGKPTGFVRFFDEVRLDCKPSDEHIIFGNARGLRGKSQSWKSSRIEWLAELERRQEVRRRRQKRSASQKCQQNASESYLEKKCSFMCQRIRQWLTKWTQ; encoded by the exons ATGTTAAAATGGACAAACGATAAGAAACTTCCAAAACTCAGCTACTTCCACGCGCCAAGAAATGCTTGGCATGCTTCCGTTGCGCTAGGCAGAGAGAACGCTCCTTGGTTTAAAAATTTCACGTTTGACGAAACAACGAAAACGACGAAGAAAGGACAGAAGTCTAAAGAGTTGAACCATGTGCGAACAGAACACGAACAAAACGATTACAAACTTCAAACTCTATATCGAAGAGATTATGGAGGAAAAAAAACCGCAACAAATCGAAGTGGAGATGAAAAGATTATGACGAaagttcaaaaacgaatacccCCACAGCATATGAAAGCGCAACTACAATATTCACAAGATGCCAGCAATACTTCTAATAGATTATCAAATCCACCACAAACCAACACCACTGCTTCCAAATTGAATGTAACAAATCAACGTCGATTCTTGAAACATAACAGTGGTAGGTGTTGTACTAAAGCACCCTTATTGTACGAACATTATCCACTTAGGCCGGCACTGCTTTATGGTAGTCCATCAAGTTTCATTTGCGATCCTTTAAAACGTCTGAAACAAATGCCTTATTTATCAGAGAGTCCAGAGTTGAAATTTATTTCTTCAGCATTGTCTATATGTCAAGATGCGCTCGTGGATCCAGAACATATGTCTACAAAAGATAATGCTACTTTTAGAAACCAGACTGCACGAAATCGCGACGAGAATttagaaaatatacaaaaatcaaagcatttagaGCACGTGAAGAAACTAAGTGAAGGTGCAACTcgtttaaaaagtggacgtgagGGAGAATATAGAAAAACCAACGCTAATATTGCCAAGTCGGCATTACaaacaagaaacgcgtatgcagCGAAAGGGGAATCCATTGAAAAAGTTTGTCCGATGTGCCGTCGTAATGCATTTTCGGTCGCACGTGATTTAAAATACGACACAGAGACAAGGTCTGCCTTTGAAGATGTGTTCAAAGGTTTGAATAATACAATGCAATCGAAGAATGATTACAAAGACGATTTGCCTGCGAATGATAGCTTTGTAGATCACGGTGAAACAAAGTGTAAGCAATTAGCGGAGTCAGAAGAGATTGATTGTAAACTTCGATTGCATCAAGTTCTTGACGCCGATGAAAGTAAGTACCCAGAAAATAGGGAAATCAAACTACCATCGCCGCAACTGACAGGTTGCGGTACTTCTCTTGCATCTGATTACAACACATCCGTGCCCATATTCGAAGTACTTACGAATAATGATTATAAGAGTTACGCTAATCAACCGTCATTAAAACAAAAGGACTCGTTGATATTATACAAAGTTTTGAAGCGAAAACGAAACAATGAAACATGTGATGCGAAAATCTCAGACTGCCGAGAAGGTAAACCTACTGGATTTGTGCGATTCTTCGATGAAG TTCGTCTCGATTGCAAACCTTCAGATGAGCATATTATTTTTGGCAATGCTAGAGGTTTACGTGGAAAATCACAAAGCTGGAAAAGCTCACGTATAGAATGGTTGGCTGAACTTGAACGTCGTCAAGAGGTGCGTAGGCGGCGGCAAAAACGTTCAGCTTCTCAGAAGTGCCAGCAGAATGCATCGGAAAGTTATTTGGAGAAAAAATGCTCGTTTATGTGTCAGCGAATACGACAGTGGTTGACTAAATGGACTCAATAG